One genomic window of Pseudoxanthomonas sp. includes the following:
- a CDS encoding citrate synthase: protein MSELDQVTLTAGEKSVALPVLKPTLGNDCVDISKLTKETGLFTYDPGFGATASCKSAITYIDGDKGVLLYRGYPIDQLAANSSFTEVSYLLMNGELPSSDELSKFEHEVTHHTMMHESLKSFLQGFRHDAHPMAMLAASVASLSAFYHDTLDLNDPEQRRLAAIRLIAKMPTLAAAAHRYTSGHPIRYPRNNLGYVDRFLHMMFEVPSEELELNPVVAKAMDLLFILHADHEQNASTSTVRLVGSTGANPYASVAAGITALWGPAHGGANEAVLKQLAEIGDAKNVAKAVERAKDKNDPFRLMGFGHRVYKNFDPRAKIIREMTHKVLGELGVNDPLLEVAMKLEEAALQDDYFVERKLYPNVDFYSGIIYKALQIPTEMFTVMFAIGRTPGWVAHWLEQQVDPDARIGRPRQIYTGSPSRDYPKG from the coding sequence GTGTCCGAACTTGACCAGGTCACGCTGACCGCCGGTGAAAAATCGGTGGCCCTGCCTGTACTGAAACCCACGCTTGGCAACGACTGTGTCGATATTTCCAAGCTGACCAAGGAAACGGGTCTCTTCACCTACGACCCCGGTTTTGGCGCCACCGCCAGCTGCAAATCGGCCATCACCTATATCGACGGCGACAAGGGCGTGCTGCTGTATCGCGGCTACCCCATCGACCAGCTGGCGGCCAACTCCAGCTTCACCGAAGTGTCGTACCTGCTGATGAACGGCGAGCTGCCCAGCTCGGACGAGCTGAGCAAGTTCGAACACGAAGTCACGCATCACACGATGATGCATGAGTCGCTCAAGAGCTTCCTGCAGGGCTTCCGCCATGACGCGCATCCGATGGCGATGCTGGCTGCTTCGGTCGCCTCGCTCTCGGCCTTCTACCACGACACGCTGGATCTGAACGATCCCGAGCAGCGTCGCCTGGCCGCGATCCGCCTGATCGCCAAGATGCCGACCCTGGCTGCCGCCGCGCACCGCTACACCTCCGGTCATCCGATCCGCTATCCGCGCAACAACCTGGGCTACGTCGACCGCTTCCTGCACATGATGTTCGAAGTGCCGAGCGAGGAGCTGGAGCTGAACCCGGTGGTCGCCAAGGCGATGGACCTGTTGTTCATCCTGCACGCCGACCACGAGCAGAATGCCTCGACCTCGACCGTGCGCCTGGTCGGTTCGACCGGTGCCAACCCGTATGCGTCGGTGGCCGCTGGCATCACTGCCCTGTGGGGCCCTGCACACGGCGGCGCCAACGAGGCGGTGCTCAAGCAGCTGGCCGAGATCGGTGATGCCAAGAACGTGGCCAAGGCGGTCGAACGCGCCAAGGACAAGAACGACCCGTTCCGCCTGATGGGCTTCGGTCATCGCGTCTACAAGAACTTCGATCCGCGCGCCAAGATCATCCGCGAGATGACCCACAAGGTGCTGGGCGAACTGGGCGTCAACGATCCGCTGCTGGAAGTGGCGATGAAGCTGGAAGAAGCTGCGTTGCAGGACGACTACTTCGTCGAGCGCAAGCTCTATCCGAACGTCGATTTCTACAGCGGCATCATCTACAAGGCGCTGCAGATCCCGACCGAAATGTTCACCGTCATGTTCGCCATCGGCCGTACGCCGGGCTGGGTCGCGCATTGGCTGGAACAGCAGGTCGATCCGGATGCGCGCATCGGCCGTCCGCGCCAGATCTACACCGGCTCGCCGAGCCGTGATTACCCCAAGGGCTGA
- a CDS encoding HlyD family secretion protein: MKTQSLIRTALTVIVVLAAALIAHALWKHYMYSPWTRDGRVRAEIVRVAPDVSGLVAEVDVHDNQLVKTGDVLFRIDPRRFQLALAQADADLGAAQAAARAAGASISAASAGTAASQADYEKYEAQSERRQKAAAVISAEDRADAVATARAAQAAVAQSRANRNAATASQAQALAAVEQAQAALDLAQLNLDRTTVRATAPGYITNLDVRVGDYASAGSARMALVRSDSVWVYGYFEETKLPLIRVGDRADIRLMSGGHALKGTVEGIARGITDADNPTSSGDLLADVSPTFNWIRLAQRVPVRVRIDPASIPRDTVLAAGMTASVTVHPGEGHNRAAD; encoded by the coding sequence ATGAAAACCCAATCCCTGATCCGCACTGCCCTGACCGTGATCGTGGTGCTCGCCGCCGCCCTCATCGCCCACGCGTTGTGGAAGCACTACATGTACTCGCCCTGGACCCGCGATGGCCGCGTGCGTGCGGAGATCGTGCGAGTGGCACCGGATGTCTCCGGCCTGGTCGCCGAAGTCGATGTGCATGACAACCAGCTGGTGAAGACCGGCGATGTGCTGTTCCGCATCGATCCGCGCCGCTTCCAGCTGGCCCTGGCCCAGGCCGATGCCGACCTGGGCGCCGCACAGGCGGCGGCGCGCGCGGCCGGTGCCAGCATCTCCGCGGCCAGCGCCGGCACCGCCGCCAGCCAGGCCGACTATGAGAAATACGAAGCCCAGTCCGAGCGTCGCCAGAAAGCCGCAGCAGTGATTTCCGCTGAAGACCGCGCCGATGCCGTGGCTACCGCGCGCGCCGCGCAGGCGGCCGTGGCCCAGTCGCGCGCCAACCGCAACGCAGCGACCGCATCGCAGGCACAGGCACTGGCCGCAGTGGAACAGGCGCAGGCCGCGCTCGACCTGGCCCAGCTCAACCTGGACCGCACCACCGTACGCGCCACCGCACCGGGCTACATCACCAACCTGGACGTCCGCGTCGGCGACTACGCCAGTGCCGGTAGCGCACGCATGGCCCTGGTGCGCAGCGACAGCGTCTGGGTGTACGGCTATTTCGAAGAGACCAAGCTGCCGCTGATCCGTGTCGGCGACCGCGCCGATATCCGCCTGATGAGCGGCGGCCACGCGCTCAAGGGCACGGTCGAGGGCATCGCCCGTGGCATCACCGACGCCGACAACCCGACCAGCAGCGGCGACCTGCTGGCCGATGTCAGCCCGACCTTCAACTGGATCCGCCTGGCCCAGCGCGTGCCGGTGCGCGTGCGCATCGATCCGGCCAGCATCCCCAGGGACACGGTCCTGGCCGCGGGCATGACCGCCTCGGTCACCGTGCATCCGGGCGAAGGGCACAACCGCGCGGCCGACTGA
- a CDS encoding MarR family transcriptional regulator, producing the protein MNRFDTPPTRFDATELGLQATSRKHRSFPRQAATVVRMVKLLHKLTVDHGNELLRAYGLSYPEYNVLMMIDASPDGALNPSLIADAAGEKSANVTRLTNQLVDKGLIARLPSAQDRRMSLLRLTPEGEALIAAFLPQVNRQLHDYTRHLDADEQAQLQQLMVKLLRGVEESL; encoded by the coding sequence GTGAACAGATTCGACACCCCGCCCACGCGCTTCGATGCGACCGAGCTGGGCCTGCAGGCCACCAGCCGCAAGCACCGCAGCTTTCCCAGGCAGGCGGCCACGGTGGTGCGGATGGTCAAGCTGCTGCACAAGCTCACCGTCGACCATGGCAATGAGCTGCTGCGTGCATACGGCCTGAGCTATCCCGAGTACAACGTGCTGATGATGATCGACGCCAGCCCGGACGGTGCGCTCAATCCTTCGCTGATCGCCGACGCGGCCGGCGAAAAATCCGCCAATGTCACTCGCCTGACCAACCAGCTGGTCGACAAGGGCCTGATCGCGCGCCTGCCCAGCGCCCAGGACCGGCGCATGTCGCTGCTGCGGCTGACGCCCGAAGGTGAAGCGCTGATTGCCGCGTTCCTGCCACAGGTCAACCGCCAGCTGCACGATTACACCCGCCACCTGGATGCCGATGAGCAGGCCCAGCTGCAGCAGCTGATGGTCAAGCTGCTGCGCGGCGTGGAGGAATCGCTGTGA
- a CDS encoding nucleoside hydrolase: MTQRIPLLIDTDPGVDDALALLMAFNDTAHEVVGLTIAAGNVGLDHTVRNALKLCEIAGRSDVPVYAGCPGPLLHPSPDAADVHGLDGFGDVGYAPAAHDVQAEHAALAILRLSHEHAGKLLLVTLGPLTNVAVALKLDPTLPQRVARLVVMGGAVSAHGNLTPAAEFNVAFDPEAAHLVFQAFPQFDVADWEATMAHGLPHSDVEQWLASPSPRAAFYDQISRQTRLWSADRRGDRWHSADALAMAFALNPDGATRQESRPFAVELTGTLTRGATVTDWNRQTGRPDNARLLLGYDQARFEALVQAALAAG; the protein is encoded by the coding sequence ATGACCCAACGCATTCCGCTTTTGATCGATACCGACCCGGGCGTGGATGACGCGCTCGCCCTGTTGATGGCCTTCAACGACACCGCGCATGAGGTGGTGGGCCTGACCATCGCCGCCGGCAACGTGGGCCTGGACCACACCGTGCGCAACGCGCTGAAGCTGTGTGAAATCGCCGGCCGCAGCGATGTGCCGGTGTACGCCGGCTGCCCGGGTCCGCTGCTGCACCCCTCACCGGATGCAGCCGACGTGCATGGCCTGGATGGTTTCGGCGATGTCGGTTACGCGCCGGCCGCGCATGACGTGCAGGCCGAACACGCGGCGCTGGCGATCCTGCGCCTGTCGCACGAACACGCCGGTAAGCTGCTGCTGGTGACGCTGGGCCCGCTGACCAATGTGGCGGTGGCGCTGAAGCTGGATCCGACCCTGCCACAGCGCGTGGCCCGGCTGGTGGTGATGGGCGGCGCGGTCTCCGCGCACGGCAACCTGACCCCGGCGGCCGAATTCAACGTCGCCTTCGATCCGGAGGCGGCGCACCTGGTGTTCCAGGCCTTCCCGCAGTTCGACGTGGCGGACTGGGAAGCCACGATGGCCCACGGCCTGCCGCATAGCGACGTCGAGCAGTGGTTGGCCTCGCCGTCACCGCGCGCGGCGTTCTATGACCAGATCTCGCGCCAAACACGGCTGTGGTCGGCCGACCGCCGTGGCGACCGCTGGCACAGCGCCGACGCGCTGGCGATGGCCTTCGCCCTGAATCCGGACGGTGCCACGCGCCAGGAGTCGCGGCCGTTTGCGGTCGAGCTGACCGGCACGCTGACCCGTGGTGCCACGGTGACTGACTGGAATCGCCAGACCGGCCGCCCGGACAATGCCCGGCTGTTGCTGGGCTACGACCAGGCCCGGTTCGAGGCGCTGGTGCAGGCCGCGCTCGCCGCCGGTTGA
- a CDS encoding peptidoglycan DD-metalloendopeptidase family protein — MSPRAACASALCLLLLATGLTTAQAGRLYKWKDAQGVTHYAGKPPGQQAPAAGPVDVLHFQSTPSALVKLRLEKTPTRYQAWADNLLPGPVQVQLSFVRQRGLIASPDLPVRKLVPAHGSVLVSTLIVADPLAGSDFQLKLDAQPGDPQARPLDVMYQLPFDAPIRVDQGPGGHLSHDDAQNFDAIDFALPEGTPVLAARDGVVMQVEGDFDKAGLDKEKFGGRSNFVRILHGDGTMALYAHLKPEGVLVRAGQSVTTGQRIGLSGNTGFSTAPHLHFVVQVNTGMRLASVPIQMRGPLGELRFPDQAPGRQNTPR, encoded by the coding sequence ATGAGCCCGCGCGCGGCCTGCGCCAGCGCGCTGTGCCTGCTGCTGCTCGCCACCGGGCTGACCACCGCGCAGGCCGGGCGCCTCTACAAATGGAAGGACGCCCAAGGCGTCACCCACTACGCCGGGAAACCGCCGGGCCAGCAGGCACCGGCGGCTGGCCCAGTCGATGTCCTGCACTTCCAGAGCACGCCGAGCGCGCTGGTGAAGCTGCGCCTGGAAAAGACCCCGACCCGTTACCAGGCCTGGGCCGACAACCTGTTGCCCGGCCCGGTGCAGGTGCAGTTGTCCTTCGTCCGCCAGCGCGGACTGATCGCCTCGCCCGACCTGCCCGTGCGCAAGCTCGTGCCCGCCCATGGCAGCGTGCTGGTGTCGACCCTGATCGTGGCCGATCCGCTGGCCGGCAGCGATTTCCAGCTGAAACTCGACGCCCAGCCCGGCGATCCGCAGGCCAGGCCGTTGGACGTGATGTACCAGCTGCCGTTCGACGCACCGATCCGCGTCGACCAGGGACCCGGCGGTCATCTCAGCCACGACGATGCGCAGAACTTCGACGCGATCGATTTCGCACTGCCCGAAGGCACGCCGGTGCTGGCCGCGCGCGATGGCGTGGTGATGCAGGTCGAAGGCGACTTCGACAAGGCTGGCCTGGACAAGGAGAAGTTCGGCGGCCGCAGCAACTTCGTCCGCATCCTGCACGGCGACGGGACCATGGCGCTCTACGCCCATCTCAAGCCCGAGGGTGTGCTGGTCCGCGCCGGCCAGTCGGTCACGACCGGGCAGCGGATCGGCCTGTCCGGCAATACCGGGTTCTCGACCGCACCGCACCTGCATTTCGTGGTGCAGGTCAACACGGGCATGCGCTTGGCCTCCGTCCCGATCCAGATGCGCGGGCCGTTGGGTGAATTGCGGTTTCCCGACCAAGCGCCCGGGCGGCAGAACACGCCCCGATAG
- a CDS encoding FUSC family protein: MSATAPASTPRASWTAQAREALRGEGAAWMFVFKVLLSIYLAGMIAMRMGFSSPSTAMITVIVVMNRQSGMVLAKAFYRAIGTIVGSIAAVCITALFPQQPVLFLLALSLWVGLCAGGALMFRNFRSYGFVLSGYTVAIIALPAVNAPTEVFTLATARLTEVLLGLLVSAVVFDVVFPARLRNSLRTAANALLAGFLDFVRDGTRGALPREQMEQAHLRFVRESMALEDLRASVVFEDPEARVRSRRMRLVNQRFMAASTRFQSLHHLINRLLRSSPDDAVAGALMQLYRPLGEALAARKAGNHDDVTERLEQVLAAQPLRATGLRASLPASRHDDFDTGASLLLRLIEELRDMTHTAAAMQHPGIGGQLARASEKVRFRYATDRMSVAVTVVRSFLVSLLLGLAWMSSGWASGAGAMANVIAFTAILAAGPNPNVTAAQITKGFSLGLLMAFLCVTLVMPRIDSYGMLVLGTAPFLMLAVYLSTRPPLFGMSLGMCLGTLVPLSLGLAPSFDVASFLNNGVAFLLGAVLAMIAFQLIPSVIGTQWQRRRLLTELRHQVTLAARAPLDGLAPRFESVSRDLFLQVVTHTQPNSSESRTLLAWALAVHETGRTLIELRHDSIDAAVPHAIEAHIDAAVSAIARLYDHLSPADHQAALSHLDAALADTVVNGAVPPSLQRVRQHLHLLRSALRDADSVLAGAAGGNPDTPPEPSRAAS; encoded by the coding sequence GTGAGCGCCACCGCGCCCGCATCCACGCCGCGCGCCTCGTGGACCGCCCAGGCGCGCGAAGCCCTGCGCGGCGAAGGCGCGGCCTGGATGTTCGTGTTCAAGGTGCTGCTGTCGATCTACCTGGCCGGCATGATCGCCATGCGCATGGGCTTCTCTTCGCCCAGCACGGCGATGATCACGGTGATCGTGGTGATGAACCGGCAGAGCGGCATGGTCCTGGCCAAGGCGTTCTATCGTGCCATCGGCACCATCGTGGGCAGCATTGCGGCGGTCTGCATCACGGCATTGTTTCCGCAGCAGCCCGTGCTGTTCCTGCTGGCCCTGTCGCTGTGGGTCGGCCTGTGCGCGGGCGGCGCGCTGATGTTCCGCAACTTCCGCTCGTACGGCTTCGTGCTGTCCGGCTACACCGTGGCGATCATCGCCCTGCCAGCGGTCAACGCGCCGACGGAAGTGTTCACGCTGGCCACCGCGCGCCTGACCGAGGTGCTGCTCGGCCTGCTGGTCAGTGCGGTGGTGTTCGACGTGGTGTTCCCTGCGCGCCTGCGCAACAGCCTGCGCACGGCCGCCAATGCATTGCTGGCCGGCTTCCTGGATTTCGTGCGCGACGGCACCCGCGGCGCCCTGCCGCGCGAGCAGATGGAACAAGCCCACCTGCGCTTCGTGCGTGAGTCCATGGCACTGGAGGACCTGCGTGCATCGGTGGTGTTCGAAGACCCGGAAGCGCGGGTGCGCAGCCGTCGCATGCGCCTGGTCAACCAGCGCTTCATGGCCGCGTCCACGCGCTTCCAGTCGCTGCATCACCTGATCAACCGGCTGCTGCGCAGCAGTCCCGACGATGCCGTCGCCGGTGCGCTGATGCAGCTGTACCGGCCGCTTGGCGAAGCGCTGGCCGCGCGCAAGGCCGGCAACCACGACGACGTCACCGAGCGCCTGGAACAGGTCCTGGCAGCACAGCCGCTGCGTGCCACGGGGCTGCGCGCGTCGTTGCCCGCTTCGCGCCATGACGACTTCGATACCGGCGCCTCGCTGCTGCTGCGCCTCATCGAAGAACTGCGCGACATGACCCACACCGCGGCCGCCATGCAGCACCCGGGCATCGGCGGCCAGCTCGCACGCGCCAGCGAGAAAGTGCGCTTCCGCTACGCCACCGACCGGATGTCGGTCGCCGTCACGGTGGTGCGCAGTTTCCTGGTATCCCTGCTGCTGGGCCTGGCCTGGATGTCCAGCGGCTGGGCCAGCGGCGCCGGCGCGATGGCCAATGTCATCGCCTTCACCGCGATCCTGGCCGCAGGCCCCAATCCCAACGTCACCGCCGCGCAGATCACCAAGGGCTTCTCGCTTGGCCTGTTGATGGCGTTCCTGTGCGTGACCCTGGTGATGCCGCGGATCGACAGCTACGGGATGCTGGTGCTCGGTACCGCACCGTTCCTGATGTTGGCGGTGTATCTATCCACGCGTCCGCCACTGTTCGGCATGAGCCTGGGGATGTGCCTGGGCACGCTGGTGCCGCTGAGCCTCGGGCTGGCGCCGAGCTTCGACGTGGCCAGCTTCCTCAACAACGGTGTCGCGTTCCTGCTGGGCGCGGTGCTGGCGATGATCGCCTTCCAGCTGATCCCCTCGGTGATCGGCACGCAATGGCAGCGCCGGCGCCTGCTGACCGAACTGCGCCACCAGGTCACGCTGGCCGCGCGCGCGCCGCTGGATGGCCTGGCGCCGCGCTTCGAAAGCGTCAGCCGCGACCTGTTCCTGCAGGTGGTCACCCATACCCAGCCCAACAGCAGCGAATCGCGCACCCTGCTGGCCTGGGCGCTGGCCGTGCACGAAACCGGCCGCACCTTGATCGAGCTGCGCCACGACAGCATCGATGCGGCCGTGCCACATGCCATCGAAGCGCACATCGACGCGGCCGTGTCGGCGATCGCGCGCCTGTACGACCACCTGTCACCCGCCGACCACCAGGCCGCGCTTTCGCACCTGGATGCAGCGCTGGCCGATACCGTCGTCAACGGCGCCGTGCCCCCGTCCCTGCAACGGGTCCGCCAGCACCTGCACCTGCTGCGCAGCGCACTGCGCGACGCCGATTCCGTCCTGGCCGGCGCCGCCGGCGGCAACCCCGACACTCCCCCGGAGCCTTCCCGTGCTGCCTCCTGA
- a CDS encoding phytase, whose translation MTRPSLFCAALATLLLAGCASVTPPASTPAPDTGPPAPKPDAVVREAWISTGQPEDEIDSLAVWPTEQGGAWLIATAKSSNQLVVYDADSGQRLRTVGGPGEGPGQFKRPNGIAVWGDLVFVVERDNHRVQVLQLPDFTPRGVIGADTLKVPYGLWLQETAPDALELLVTDSFMADFRTGLLPPREQMDQRVRRFHVPLDEDGPVTGTDAGSFGDTSDAGMLRMVESIAGDPAHDRLLIADEDQRVGSTLRDYTLDGRFRGTSLPRFTGDAEGVALWDCDVDGGWWIAVDQTSPTLFRVYDRASLAPVGTFSGEVVAQTDGEVVYAAGTPRFPDGALFVQHDNRAVAAFDLRDIATALHLRGSCLP comes from the coding sequence ATGACACGCCCCTCCCTGTTCTGCGCCGCGCTGGCGACCCTGTTGCTGGCCGGCTGCGCCAGCGTCACCCCGCCAGCCTCCACGCCTGCACCCGACACCGGTCCACCGGCACCCAAGCCCGATGCCGTGGTCAGGGAAGCCTGGATTTCCACCGGCCAGCCGGAAGATGAAATCGACTCACTGGCCGTCTGGCCGACTGAACAAGGCGGCGCGTGGCTGATCGCCACGGCCAAGTCCAGCAACCAGCTGGTGGTCTACGACGCCGACAGCGGCCAGCGCCTGCGCACGGTCGGTGGACCGGGCGAGGGTCCGGGCCAGTTCAAGCGCCCCAACGGCATCGCGGTCTGGGGCGACCTGGTGTTCGTCGTCGAACGCGACAACCACCGGGTGCAGGTGCTGCAACTGCCCGACTTCACCCCCCGCGGCGTCATCGGTGCCGACACGCTCAAGGTGCCTTACGGCCTGTGGCTGCAGGAAACCGCACCAGACGCGCTGGAGCTGCTGGTCACCGACAGCTTCATGGCCGATTTCCGCACCGGCCTCCTGCCGCCGCGCGAGCAGATGGACCAGCGCGTGCGTCGCTTCCACGTGCCGCTGGACGAGGACGGCCCGGTCACCGGCACCGATGCCGGCAGCTTCGGCGACACCAGCGACGCGGGGATGCTGCGGATGGTCGAATCCATCGCTGGCGATCCGGCACACGACCGGTTGCTGATCGCTGATGAGGACCAGCGGGTCGGCTCGACCCTGCGCGACTACACGCTGGACGGACGGTTCCGCGGCACCAGCCTGCCGCGTTTCACCGGCGATGCCGAAGGCGTGGCGCTGTGGGACTGCGACGTGGATGGCGGCTGGTGGATCGCAGTGGACCAGACCAGCCCGACGCTGTTCCGGGTATACGACCGCGCCAGCCTGGCACCGGTCGGGACGTTCAGCGGCGAAGTCGTCGCGCAGACCGATGGCGAAGTGGTGTACGCCGCCGGCACGCCACGCTTCCCCGATGGCGCGTTGTTCGTCCAGCACGACAACCGCGCCGTGGCCGCGTTCGACCTGCGCGACATCGCCACCGCCCTGCACCTGCGCGGCAGCTGCCTGCCATGA
- a CDS encoding DUF1656 domain-containing protein: MPPEISIGGVYVPGLLVLAVALFVLFWVLDGIAGRIGLYRHAWHPPLFRLALYVCVFGLLGLLLLN; encoded by the coding sequence CTGCCTCCTGAGATCTCCATCGGCGGCGTCTACGTGCCGGGCCTGCTGGTCCTGGCAGTGGCGCTATTCGTCCTGTTCTGGGTGCTGGATGGCATCGCCGGCCGCATCGGCCTGTACCGCCATGCCTGGCACCCGCCGCTGTTCCGCCTGGCCCTGTATGTCTGCGTGTTCGGACTACTGGGCCTGCTCCTGCTCAACTGA
- a CDS encoding type B 50S ribosomal protein L31: protein MKADIHPQYRDVVFHDVTSDFKILTRSTLASKETVKWEDGNEYPLVKVEVSSASHPFYTGKHKVMDTGGRIDKFQKRYAR, encoded by the coding sequence ATGAAAGCCGACATCCACCCGCAGTACCGTGACGTCGTCTTCCACGATGTCACTTCCGATTTCAAGATCCTGACCCGCTCGACCCTTGCCAGCAAAGAAACCGTGAAGTGGGAAGACGGTAACGAATACCCGCTGGTCAAGGTCGAAGTGTCCTCGGCTTCGCACCCGTTCTACACGGGCAAGCACAAGGTCATGGACACCGGCGGCCGCATCGACAAGTTCCAGAAGCGCTACGCGCGCTGA